A window of the Megalopta genalis isolate 19385.01 chromosome 2, iyMegGena1_principal, whole genome shotgun sequence genome harbors these coding sequences:
- the LOC117217738 gene encoding PRL-1 phosphatase, translated as MSNMRVKDIRPAPAEIEYKNMKFLITDRPNDQTIHTFIQELKKHNVKEVVRVCEPTYKIEELRGEGINVIDLVFDDGTFPPNEVVDEWFELLKNRFRESPDACVAVHCVAGLGRAPVLVALALIELGLKYEDAVALIREKRRGAINAKQLAYLEKYRPKSRLKLKNGQKNSCCVQ; from the exons ATGAGCAACATGAGGGTGAAGGACATCAGGCCGGCGCCCGCCGAAATCGAATACAAAAACATGAAGTTCCTCATCACTGATCGGCCCAATGATCAGACCATTCATACATTCATCCAA GAACTGAAGAAGCACAATGTGAAAGAAGTAGTGAGGGTCTGCGAACCAACATACAAGATCGAGGAACTTAGAGGAGAAGGGATTAATGTCATAGACTTGGTTTTCGATGATGGCACATTTCCACCTAACGAA GTCGTCGATGAATGGTTCGAATTGCTGAAGAATCGGTTCCGCGAGTCCCCAGACGCATGTGTAGCAGTACATTGCGTTGCGGGACTTGGCAGAGCACCAGTGTTAGTAGCACTTGCTCTGATTGAACTGGGACTAAAGTATGAAGATGCAGTTGCATTAATCAGAGA GAAAAGACGAGGTGCCATCAACGCAAAGCAGCTGGCCTATCTTGAAAAATATCGTCCCAAATCTCGGCTGAagctcaaaaatggacaaaagaacTCCTGCTGCGTCCAATAG